From one Thamnophis elegans isolate rThaEle1 chromosome 7, rThaEle1.pri, whole genome shotgun sequence genomic stretch:
- the PICK1 gene encoding PRKCA-binding protein has product MFADLEYDIEEDKLGIPTVPGTVTLKKDSQNLIGISIGGGAQYCPCLYIVQVFDNTPAALDGTLAAGDEITGVNGKSVKGKTKVEVAKMIQIVKGEVTIHYNKLQADPKQGKTLDIVLKKVKHRLVENMSSGTADALGLSRAILCNDGLVKRLEELERTAELYKGMTEHTKSLLRAFFELSQTHRAFGDVFSVIGVREPQPAASEAFVKFADAHRSIEKFGIHLLKTIKPMLTDLNTYLNKAIPDTRLTIKKYLDVKFEYLSYCLKVKEMDDEEYSCIAMGEPLYRVGTGNYEYRLILRCRQEARSRFAKMRKDVLEKMELLDQKHVQDIVFQLQRFVSTLSNYYDDCYAVLREADVFPIEVDLARTTLSYGQKDVFTDGAEDEEEEEGCGSRECNKKEEENGEKLIDDA; this is encoded by the exons ATGTTTGCAGACTTGGAGTATGACATTGAGGAAGATAAGCT GGGGATTCCTACAGTACCTGGAACAGTGACCTTGAAGAAAGACTCTCAGAATCTGATTGGAATTAGTATAGGTGGAGGAGCCCAGTATTGCCCCTGCCTGTATATCGTCCAG GTATTTGACAATACTCCTGCAGCTCTTGATGGAACGTTGGCAGCTGGTGATGAAATCACAGGCGTGAATGGGAAGTCAGTCAAAGGGAAAACCAAAGTAGAAGTAGCCAAAATGATACAGATAGTGAAG GGAGAAGTGACAATTCATTACAACAAGCTCCAGGCTGATCCAAAGCAGGGAAAAACTTTAGACATTG TGCTAAAGAAAGTGAAGCACCGTCTGGTAGAGAACATGAGCTCAGGGACAGCAGATGCCCTAGGACTGAGCCGAGCTATCCTCTGCAATG ATGGCTTGGTAAAGCGATTAGAAGAGCTGGAGAGGACTGCAGAACTATATAAAG GGATGACAGAGCATACAAAGAGTCTCCTCAGAGCCTTCTTTGAACTGTCTCAAACTCACAGAG CATTTGGTGATGTTTTTTCGGTTATTGGTGTACGGGAACCTCAGCCAGCAGCCAGTGAAGCGTTTGTAAAATTTGCTGATGCTCATCGCAGTATTGAGAAATTTGGAATCCATCTTTTAAAAACCATTAAACCA ATGTTGACTGACTTGAACACCTATCTGAACAAAGCAATTCCTGACACCAGATTAACTATCAAGAAGTATTTGGATGTCAAGTTTGAGTATTTG TCGTATTGTCTAAAGGTGAAAGAGATGGATGATGAAGAATACAGCTGCATT GCCATGGGAGAGCCTCTCTACCGGGTTGGAACTGGGAACTATGAATATCGCTTAATCCTGCGCTGCCGCCAGGAGGCACGTTCACGTTTTGCCAAAATGAGGAAGGATGTGCTAGAAAAGATGGAGCTGCTAGACCAGAAACATG TGCAAGATATTGTATTCCAACTCCAGCGTTTTGTGTCCACGCTTTCCAACTACTATGATGATTGTTATGCTGTGCTAAGAGAAGCAGATGTTTTCCCAATAGAGGTGGACCTTGCACGTACCACATTGAGTTACGGCCAAAAGGATGTCTTCACGGATGGAgcagaagatgaggaggaagaggaaggctgTGGAAGTAGAGAATGcaataaaaaagaggaagaaaatggaGAGAAACTCATTGATGACGCCTGA
- the SLC16A8 gene encoding monocarboxylate transporter 3 — MSRDDVEEGQLPEKAKPPDGGWGWIILLGCFVITGFSYGFPKAVSIYFKDLMHDFHVGYSDTAWISSIMLAMLYGTGPLSSIMVNQFGCRPVMLVGGLLASSGMILASFTTNIIELYLSAGVLTGLGMALNFQPSLIMLGSYFDKRRPLANGLAAAGSPVFLSALSPLGQVLLEKFGWRGGFLIMGGLLLNCCTCGALMRPLAVGTQKTREKVTDTYETKEMLPMGGRAEEVDGTLDNVKKPKELKKQKAKKTKSLLNFSIFKIRGFIIYTIAKFIMVLGLFVPTILLVNYAKDTGIPDKEAAFLLSIIGFVDIFARPSCGLFAGMKRVRPHITYLFSFAMFFNGLTDICSARANTYTSLVIFCIFFGISYGMVGALQFEVLMTIVGSQKFSSAIGLNLLIEAIAVLIGPPSAGLLVDALKKYEIIFYLAGSEVVLSALFLAVASYCCLDVKKETTPQLENPSIVRSNCETEEAEADLQEAKESLNNDQSLAHSTESVGSDSGNHSAMDKNGGHPKGENITMVPDGCSSDQLEERVLAT; from the exons ATGAGCAGAGATGATGTGGAGGAAGGGCAGCTGCCTGAGAAAGCAAAGCCTCCTGATGGTGGCTGGGGCTGGATCATATTGCTGGGCTGCTTCGTCATCACTGGCTTTTCTTATGGGTTTCCCAAGGCAGTGAGCATTTATTTCAAGGACCTGATGCATGATTTCCATGTGGGATACAGCGACACAGCTTGGATCTCATCCATCATGCTGGCCATGTTGTATGGAACAG GACCTTTGAGCAGCATTATGGTGAACCAGTTTGGGTGTCGGCCTGTGATGCTTGTTGGGGGGCTCCTGGCTTCCTCTGGAATGATCCTGGCCTCCTTCACCACCAACATCATTGAACTGTATTTGTCTGCTGGAGTGCTGACAG gtttAGGGATGGCTTTGAATTTCCAGCCTTCTTTGATAATGTTGGGATCCTACTTCGACAAGCGCAGGCCACTGGCCAATGGGTTAGCTGCAGCTGGGAGCCCGGTCTTCCTCTCAGCGCTTTCTCCACTGGgacaagtcctgctggaaaagtTTGGCTGGCGAGGGGGATTCCTCATCATGGGGGGGCTCCTCCTGAACTGCTGCACATGTGGGGCACTCATGAGACCCTTGGCAGTTGGCACGCAGAAGACAAGGGAGAAAGTCACGGACACTTATGAGACTAAAGAGATGCTGCCAATGGGAGGAAGAGCAGAAGAGGTGGACGGCACCCTGGACAATGTTAAGAAACCCAAGGAACTCAAGAAGCAAAAGGCCAAGAAAACGAAAAGCTTGTTAAATTTTTCGATCTTCAAAATCCGGGGTTTTATCATTTACACCATCGCCAAGTTCATCATGGTTCTGGGCCTCTTTGTGCCCACAATTCTATTAGTCAACTATGCCAAAGACACAGGAATACCTGACAAAGAGGCGGCGTTTCTTttgtccatcattggcttcgtAGATATTTTTGCCCGTCCATCCTGTGGATTGTTTGCTGGGATGAAGAGGGTACGACCCCACATAACCTACCTGTTCAGTTTTGCCATGTTCTTCAATGGCCTGACAGATATCTGTAGTGCCAGGGCCAACACCTACACATCCCTTGTCATCTTCTGCATCTTCTTTGGCATTTCCTATGGCATGGTGGGAGCTCTGCAGTTTGAAGTGCTCATGACTATTGTTGGGTCACAGAAATTCTCCAGTGCAATTGGGCTTAACTTGCTCATTGAGGCCATTGCTGTGCTCATTGGACCACCTTCCGCAG GGCTACTGGTAGACGCACTCAAGAAATATGAAATTATATTCTATCTGGCTGGCTCAGAAGTGGTCTTGTCTGCTCTCTTCCTGGCTGTTGCTTCGTACTGCTGCTTGGACGTGAAGAAAGAAACTACGCCTCAGCTAGAGAATCCATCGATAGTTAGAAGTAACTGTGAAACGGAAGAAGCAGAAGCCGATCTACAGGAAGCAAAGGAAAGCCTCAACAATGATCAGTCTCTGGCCCACAGCACTGAAAGTGTTGGAAGTGACAGTGGGAATCATTCTGCAATGGACAAAAATGGTGGACACCCCAAAGGGGAGAATATAACTATGGTTCCAGATGGTTGCAGTTCTGATCAGCTAGAGGAAAGAGTTTTAGCAACATAG